In Gossypium arboreum isolate Shixiya-1 chromosome 6, ASM2569848v2, whole genome shotgun sequence, the following are encoded in one genomic region:
- the LOC108485464 gene encoding uncharacterized protein LOC108485464, translating into MKVSEIWVCCFLVATALLVFIFFNGSSFPNMEFPQNGDVISVTRASRKLKGNGYDPTAVDLEDYRHRIDPVPSSKASIKPGPIEHGTPLNPYIPKPPSPPNHPKSDNGST; encoded by the exons atgaaGGTTTCTGAGATTTGGGTTTGCTGCTTTCTGGTTGCCACTGCTTTGCTTGTCTTTATCTTCTTCAACGGCTCTTCTTTCCCTA ATATGGAGTTTCCCCAAAATGGTGATGTTATTAGTGTAACAAGAGCAAGTAGGAAGCTGAAG GGGAATGGCTATGATCCGACCGCTGTAGACCTAGAAGATTACAGGCATCGTATTGATCCCGTTCCGAGCTCAAAGGCATCAATAAAGCCTGGTCCTATTGAGCATGGTACTCCCCTTAATCCATACATACCAAAACCACCCTCGCCACCAAATCATCCCAAAAGTGATAATGGTTCCACTTAG
- the LOC108485965 gene encoding uncharacterized protein At2g23090-like gives MGGGNGQKSRMAREKHMEKNKPTKGSQLESNKKAMTIQCKVCMQTFICTTSEVKCKEHAEAKHPKSDIFACFPHLKK, from the exons ATGGGTGGAGGCAATGGCCAGAAATCAAGAATGGCTCGTGAGAAACACATGGAGAAAAACAAACCCACAAAGG GTAGTCAGCTGGAATCAAACAAGAAAGCCATGACCATCCAG TGCAAGGTTTGCATGCAGACATTCATATGCACCACATCAGAGGTGAAGTGCAAGGAACATGCTGAAGCAAAGCACCCAAAGTCTGATATCTTTGCTTGCTTCCCTCACCTTAAGAAATGA
- the LOC108486780 gene encoding acyl-CoA-binding domain-containing protein 3-like, whose translation MEIILELFLTAFIALVFSFLIAKIVSLATGGDAGGGGGGGGDDDKIIMEQLEFAEKLKVSSFESEKKVDFVKESGDDNKVVVLESVDDDDDDDQGFKSETKVDELEGGDSEEVIERSKLESFVQETDKKIGGFEAEVERIGQEIEAENKTKFQPQEIRTEESQMKVLGEEEKEVKLENYEDEDDDWEGIEKSELEEVFGSASKFIKQEGDLGIGNDVQMELYGLHKVATEGPCHEPQPLAFMVASRSKWNAWQKLGNMSPEAAMELYVALVSDKVPGWTKDTSDGERKLESADQGVAGSVAPDIDSFPDKQAIFMHERNADSNTAPAGGDITESASREKQAKD comes from the exons ATGGAGATTATCTTGGAACTTTTTCTGACAGCTTTTATTGctcttgttttttctttcttgatAGCCAAGATTGTCTCTCTGGCTACCGGTGGTGATGCTGGTggcggtggtggtggtggtggtgacgATGACAAGATCATCATGGAACAGTTGGAATTCGCCGAGAAattgaaagtttcaagctttgaAAGTGAAAAGAAAGTTGATTTCGTTAAAGAAAGTGGTGATGATAACAAGGTTGTTGTTCTTGAAtcagttgatgatgatgatgatgatgatcagGGTTTTAAAAGTGAAACAAAAGTTGATGAATTGGAAGGTGGGGATAGTGAGGAGGTCATTGAAAGATCGAAACTTGAAAGCTTTGTGCAAGAAACCGACAAGAAAATCGGTGGTTTTGAGGCAGAAGTTGAGAGAATTggtcaagaaatagaagctgaaaataaaaccaaattcCAACCACAAGAAATTAGAACTGAAGAGAGTCAAATGAAGGTGCTTggggaagaagaaaaggaagtgAAACTGGAGAATTATGAGGATGAAGATGATGATTGGGAAGGGATAGAGAAGAGTGAATTGGAGGAAGTTTTTGGATCAGCTTCCAAATTCATtaaacaagaaggagatttgggtATAGGGAATGATGTTCAAATGGAACTATATGGACTCCACAAGGTTGCAACAGAAGGGCCTTGTCATGAACCACAGCCATTGGCTTTCATGGTTGCTTCTCGTTCCAAATG GAATGCTTGGCAAAAGCTGGGGAACATGAGTCCAGAGGCGGCTATGGAGCTGTATGTTGCCCTTGTTTCAGATAAAGTTCCGGGGTGGACGAAAGATACTTCCGAT GGAGAGCGGAAATTAGAATCTGCAGACCAAGGCGTTGCTGGTTCTGTGGCTCCTGATATAGATTCATTTCCAGATAAGCAGGCCATTTTTATGCATGAAAG GAATGCAGACTCGAATACTGCTCCAGCAGGTGGTGACATAACTGAGAGCGCAAGCCGTGAGAAGCAG GCCAAAGACTGA
- the LOC108485419 gene encoding protein TRIGALACTOSYLDIACYLGLYCEROL 5, chloroplastic, with product MITNFNGFGVGIGFGVGCGFGVGWGFGGMPLNILGFGAGGGCGIGFGLGWGFGSAYGSQYRSSRVTFQGLEFGKDDRRQNGKLNEKPKNTKENRLSQ from the exons ATGATTACAAACTTCAATGGGTTTGGTGTTGGCATTG GTTTTGGTGTTGGGTGTGGTTTTGGAGTTGGATGGGGTTTTGGAG GTATGCCTTTGAATATCTTAGGATTCGGTGCAG GTGGTGGCTGTGGGATTGGTTTTGGCCTCGGATGGGGCTTTGGGTCTGCCTATGGTAGTCAATACAGATCCTCTAGGGTGACATTCCAAGGCTTAGAATTTGGCAAAGATGACCGAAGGCAGAACGGTAAGTTAAACGAAAAACCAAAAAACACCAAAGAAAATCGTCTGTCGCAGTAA
- the LOC108485860 gene encoding uncharacterized protein LOC108485860 codes for MDSLNKKGKMTPNFNTTPPKTINDMVTDQMCNNPCCFFCIMKEPDTSLRRSCLATCFNEMSVINRDDQQHVLVLSGLWNIAMAQPDDPEFISLGIFDCMVSLLEKGTNDRSWLFRGQNIYIPYYTAHVIGSYTMNKVEFAEKAVVAGVIPPLMELLRGKISWVEQRVAVRALGHLASYERTFEAVAAYEEELVRLTMNLASTCLDQVYTKFVGVKDENKRSKYHCDLLTRGVGGLEMENRKAEEWASQLQCWSLYLLNCFACKERSLNLICNQGFLVDLCGMWGGLVNHSSPAGVGLIRILCYSKYGRQSISESKQVLENLCHLSRSSDDWQYMGIDCLLLLLKDIDTRYKVIEIVTMFLIDLVELKSLGDRSNLGETITKTLLLDYKQSKFRIKNSHVLKALQQTWELKVERRKREKTMSVEKLEEKRVLVNLIKQQANHVFWLGDVEEAIKMYNEALDTCPLKLRKERMVLYSNRAQCYLLLRDPDAAIRDSTRALCLSNPTNSHGKSLWRRSQAYDMKGLAKESLMDCIMFINSVTTTTTNKRVKIPYYAARMISKQMEATWLFVNAKSKFTRSDDDYEISSNEDDHQLECDEMMRQMMMMMMEKKSIASGLSTIIEEPLIAKGKNWREMERARRRNKTAFNVMARSM; via the exons ATGGATTCCCTCAACAAAAAAGGGAAGATGACCCCAAATTTTAACACCACTCCTCCTAAAACCATAAACGACATGGTTACGGACCAAATGTGTAACAATCCATGTTGTTTCTTTTGTATCATGAAAGAACCAGACACATCTTTAAGAAGGTCTTGTTTAGCAACTTGTTTCAATGAAATGTCAGTTATCAATAGAGATGACCAACAACATGTTTTGGTGTTAAGTGGTTTGTGGAACATAGCAATGGCACAACCAGATGATCCTGAGTTTATATCCCTTGGTATCTTTGATTGCATGGTGAGTTTACTCGAGAAAGGAACCAATGATAGAAGCTGGTTATTTAGGGGTCAAAACATTTACATCCCTTACTATACAGCTCATGTTATTGGTTCTTATACTATGAACAAGGTTGAGTTTGCAGAGAAAGCTGTAGTTGCTGGTGTTATACCTCCATTAATGGAGCTTTTAAGAGGGAAGATAAGTTGGGTTGAACAAAGAGTAGCTGTTCGAGCTCTTGGTCACCTTGCAAGCTATGAAAGAACATTTGAAGCTGTAGCtgcttatgaagaagaactggtGAGACTCACAATGAACTTAGCTTCAACTTGTCTTGATCAAGTGTATACTAAGTTCGTTGGTGTTAAAGATGAGAACAAAAGATCAAAATATCATTGTGATTTGCTTACAAGAGGTGTTGGTGGTTTGGAAATGGAGAACCGAAAAGCTGAAGAATGGGCTAGCCAGTTACAGTGTTGGTCTTTGTACCTACTCAACTGTTTTGCTTGTAAAGAAAGATCATTGAACCTTATTTGTAACCAAGGGTTCTTGGTTGATTTATGTGGGATGTGGGGTGGATTAGTGAACCATTCATCACCAGCTGGTGTGGGATTGATTAGAATCTTGTGTTACAGCAAATATGGAAGACAAAGCATCTCTGAATCAAAACAAGTGTTGGAGAATCTTTGTCATCTTTCTAGATCATCAGATGATTGGCAATACATGGGGATTGATTGTCTGTTATTGCTTCTCAAAGACATAGATACAAGGTACAAGGTTATTGAGATTGTCACCATGTTTCTCATCGATTTAGTTGAACTCAAAAGCCTTGGTGATAGATCAAACTTGGGTGAAACCATTACAAAAACCCTTCTTTTGGATTATAAACAAAGCAAATTTAGAATCAAGAATAGCCATGTCTTAAAAGCTCTGCAACAAACATGGGAGTTGAAAGTAGAaagaagaaagagagaaaaaaccATGTCAGTTgaaaaattagaagaaaaaagGGTGTTAGTGAACCTTATAAAACAACAAGCTAACCATGTGTTTTGGTTAGGTGATGTAGAGGAAGCCATAAAGATGTATAATGAAGCCTTGGATACATGTCCTTTGAAGCTTCGTAAAGAAAGAATGGTACTTTATAGCAATAGAGCTCAATGTTATTTACTACTTAGAGACCCTGATGCTGCCATTAGAGACTCAACTCGAGCTCTTTGTCTCTCTAACCCTACTAATTCTCATGGTAAAAGCTTATGGAGAAGATCACAAGCTTATGATATGAAAGGGTTAGCTAAAGAGAGCTTAATGGATTGTATAATGTTCATCAACTCAGTAACCACTACCACCACCAACAAGCGTGTGAAGATCCCATACTATGCAGCTCGTATGATCAGCAAACAGATGGAAGCCACGTGGTTGTTTGTCAATGCGAAGTCCAAGTTCACCAGATCAGACGATGATTATGAGATAAGTAGCAATGAAGATGATCATCAGCTAGAATGTGATGAAATGATGAGgcaaatgatgatgatgatgatggagaAGAAAAGTATAGCATCTG GTCTGTCCACCATAATTGAAGAACCTTTGATTGCAAAGGGAAAAAATTGGAGAGAGATGGAAAGAGCAAGAAGGAGAAACAAAACAGCTTTTAATGTCATGGCTCGATCAATGTAA
- the LOC108486561 gene encoding cytochrome P450 81Q32-like → MAALYLYLPIFLILYIFTKHFHNKIHNLPPTPFPCLPIIGHLHLLKKPLHRTLFDIANRYGPVLFFEFGSRRVLVVSSPSAAEECFTKNDVIFANRPRLLIAKHLAYNYTGLSWAPYGDLWRNLRRIASIELLSSSRLQLLSCIRMDEVKSLMRKLLCRQDEPVEFKRAFFELTYNVMMGLIAGKRYYGCEDVENMEEAERFREIQIEALELSSITNFGDFIPWLKSKKLEKRLMECGAKRDKFMQDLIEQYRRKMKSDPNGERNKKTMIEILLSLQESESDYYTDEIIKGLMIILLMAGTETSISSMEWGLSLLLNHPEVLTKARDEILNTVGDERLIEESDLVRLPYLRSIICETLRMYPPVPMLVPHESSEECMVEGFRIPSGTMLLVNIWAIQNDPKVWEDPTRFEPERFDGLEGARDGFKSLPFGAGRRGCPGEGLGLRIVGLTLGSLIQCFELSRIGDDMVDMRAGTGVTMPKAQPLEAKCKPRPAMLELLSQI, encoded by the exons ATGGCTGCCTTGTATCTTTACCTACCAATATTCCTAATCCTTTATATTTTCACTAAGCATTTCCATAACAAAATCCATAACCTTCCTCCAACTCCATTTCCATGTCTTCCCATCATTGGACACCTTCACCTCCTTAAGAAACCTCTCCACAGAACTCTATTCGACATCGCGAACCGGTATGGTCCTGTACTCTTTTTCGAGTTCGGGTCACGTAGGGTCCTTGTTGTGTCATCCCCGTCTGCTGCGGAAGAATGTTTCACTAAGAACGATGTCATTTTCGCCAACCGGCCTCGCTTGCTCATTGCGAAACACTTGGCTTACAACTACACTGGACTCTCTTGGGCACCTTATGGTGATCTTTGGCGAAACCTTAGACGGATTGCCTCGATCGAGCTTTTGTCATCGAGCCGGCTGCAGTTGTTGTCGTGCATACGGATGGATGAGGTGAAATCGTTGATGAGGAAGTTGTTATGTCGTCAAGATGAACCGGTTGAGTTCAAAAGAGCGTTTTTTGAGTTAACATACAATGTGATGATGGGGTTGATTGCAGGGAAAAGGTACTATGGTTGTGAAGATGTCGAAAACATGGAGGAAGCTGAACGGTTTCGAGAGATACAAATTGAGGCACTCGAGTTGAGTTCGATAACGAATTTCGGTGACTTTATACCATGGCTTAAGTCCAAGAAATTGGAAAAGAGGTTAATGGAGTGTGGTGCAAAGAGGGATAAGTTTATGCAAGATCTCATAGAGCAATATAGGAGAAAAATGAAGAGTGATCCTAATGGTGAGAGGAACAAGAAGACCATGATTGAGATTTTGTTGTCATTACAAGAATCTGAATCTGATTATTACACTGATGAGATCATTAAAGGCTTGATGATT ATTCTATTGATGGCAGGGACTGAAACTTCTATTAGTTCTATGGAATGGGGACTTTCCCTTTTGCTTAACCACCCTGAAGTGCTTACAAAGGCTCGAGACGAAATCTTGAACACGGTGGGAGATGAGCGGTTAATCGAGGAATCTGACCTGGTTCGACTTCCTTACCTCCGTAGCATCATCTGCGAGACTTTGAGAATGTACCCACCGGTTCCAATGCTAGTACCTCATGAATCATCAGAGGAATGCATGGTGGAGGGTTTCCGAATTCCAAGTGGCACGATGTTATTGGTCAATATATGGGCTATACAGAATGACCCCAAAGTTTGGGAAGACCCTACAAGATTCGAACCAGAGAGGTTTGATGGGCTAGAAGGTGCAAGAGACGGGTTCAAATCGTTGCCGTTCGGGGCCGGAAGAAGAGGATGTCCCGGAGAAGGCTTGGGACTGAGAATAGTTGGGTTGACATTAGGATCGTTGATTCAATGCTTTGAATTGTCAAGGATTGGGGACGACATGGTCGATATGAGGGCTGGAACAGGGGTTACCATGCCCAAAGCTCAACCATTAGAAGCAAAATGCAAGCCAAGGCCAGCCATGCTTGAACTTCTTTCTCAAATTTAA
- the LOC108486562 gene encoding uncharacterized protein LOC108486562, whose protein sequence is MERKQGFFSVVRGLSPSRSRSKSPARSASPMSGLLRRRRNNVSHHVSQPDPLIFRSGSLRPAEALSPLKEGPDPDGTDAGESRMEGRWAQWMKGQLARAPSVSTSTCKRSDLRLLLGVLGAPLAPVHVSALDPFPLLSIKDTPIETSSAQYILQQYTAASGGQKLQNSIHNAYAMGRVRMIASEFETANKVTKNRNSSKAAESGGFVLWQMNPDMWYVELALGGSKVHAGCNGKLVWRHTPWLGAHAAKGPVRPLRRALQGLDPRTTASMFTNARCIGEKKINGEDCFILKLCADPATLKARSEGPAEIIRHVLFGYFSQKTGLLVHMEDSHLTRIQNNGGDAVYWETTINSFLEDYRPVEGIMIAHSGRSVVTLFRFGDTAMSHTRTRMEEAWAIEEVAFNVPGLSMDCFIPPAEIRLASISEACEFSQGPRVKTM, encoded by the exons AGGAACAACGTTAGTCACCACGTTTCACAGCCGGACCCTTTGATTTTCAGGTCTGGAAGCTTAAGACCAGCTGAAGCTTTGTCTCCGCTGAAAGAAGGTCCCGATCCCGATGGAACTGACGCCGGAGAATCAAGGATGGAAGGTAGATGGGCTCAATGGATGAAGGGTCAACTAGCACGCGCTCCTTCCGTTTCAACTTCGACGTGCAAACGGTCCGATCTGAGATTGTTGCTTGGTGTCTTGGGTGCGCCGTTGGCACCGGTGCACGTTAGCGCTTTAGACCCTTTTCCTCTACTCAGTATTAAAGATACCCCAATT GAAACTTCATCAGCTCAATACATATTACAGCAATATACAGCTGCATCAGGTGGACAAAAGCTTCAAAATTCGATTCACAATGCTTATGCTATGGGAAGGGTGAGAATGATAGCTTCCGAGTTCGAGACGGCTAACAAGGTTACGAAGAATCGGAATTCTTCCAAGGCAGCCGAGTCCGGTGGGTTTGTGTTATGGCAAATGAATCCAGATATGTGGTATGTTGAGCTTGCACTTGGTGGTAGTAAGGTTCATGCAGGTTGTAATGGGAAGCTTGTGTGGAGGCACACTCCTTGGCTCGGTGCACATGCAGCTAAAGGACCGGTTAGACCCCTTCGTCGTGCACTACAG GGGCTTGATCCGAGAACAACAGCAAGCATGTTTACTAATGCGAGATGCATTGGGGAAAAGAAGATAAACGGGGAGGATTGCTTTATCCTCAAGCTTTGTGCTGATCCAGCAACATTGAAGGCCAGGAGTGAAGGACCTGCCGAGATTATAAGACATGTTTTATTCGGTTACTTTAGCCAGAAGACAGGGCTTCTAGTGCATATGGAAGATTCACATTTGACTAGAATTCAGAACAATGGTGGTGATGCTGTGTACTGGGAAACAACAATCAATTCGTTCCTCGAGGATTATAGACCTGTTGAGGGAATAATGATCGCACACTCAGGTCGTTCTGTGGTGACCCTTTTTCGGTTTGGAGATACTGCAATGAGTCACACTAGAACCAGGATGGAAGAAGCATGGGCAATCGAAGAAGTGGCGTTCAACGTTCCAGGTCTGTCAATGGATTGTTTCATACCCCCAGCTGAAATCCGATTGGCTTCAATCAGTGAAGCCTGTGAATTCTCTCAAGGTCCAAGGGTGAAAACTATGTAA